The following proteins come from a genomic window of Lachnoclostridium phytofermentans ISDg:
- a CDS encoding Gfo/Idh/MocA family protein: MSKIKYAIIGNGYRAMAFLRVGLALPDQFEITSVLFRNPEKASEFSKIYNIPTSLTIKDCLSTKPDFVVIAIGRDANADMITKLIPYDIPMLVETPPAVEYDVLIRLWDNVKANNTKIQIAEQYFLHPMYQAKLKVLEKNILGEVSNLNISWAHDYHGVSLMRKLLNVGFETAQIYGKNYKFPVTVTDSRYGIRTDGDIISVNRARYTFEFESGKIAYYDFTSDVQYRSKIRTRHLNIQGVRGEIDDLTVRSLTSDNHPLVQTFEITEDINTLSTYSINLGNECLYTNPLYHARFTDDEIAMVNCLLGMHEYIITGKDFYSFAEGCQDTYFFILMQEALKQPNIPIQTKVQPWN, translated from the coding sequence ATGAGTAAAATTAAATACGCAATTATTGGTAACGGATACCGTGCCATGGCATTTTTAAGGGTTGGTCTAGCTTTGCCTGACCAATTCGAAATTACATCTGTTCTATTTCGTAACCCTGAAAAAGCATCGGAATTTTCCAAGATTTATAATATACCTACTTCTTTAACGATTAAAGATTGTTTATCAACAAAGCCTGATTTCGTAGTAATTGCTATTGGTAGGGACGCAAATGCTGACATGATAACAAAACTCATTCCCTATGACATTCCTATGCTAGTGGAAACCCCTCCGGCTGTAGAATATGATGTTCTTATAAGATTGTGGGATAATGTTAAAGCTAATAATACTAAAATTCAAATAGCCGAACAATATTTTCTTCATCCAATGTATCAAGCTAAGTTAAAAGTGCTTGAGAAGAATATTTTAGGTGAAGTAAGTAATCTAAATATATCCTGGGCTCATGATTATCATGGTGTAAGTCTAATGCGTAAATTATTAAATGTAGGCTTTGAAACAGCACAAATTTATGGAAAAAACTATAAATTTCCTGTAACAGTAACGGATTCTAGATACGGAATACGAACAGATGGTGACATTATTTCAGTTAATCGTGCACGTTACACTTTTGAATTTGAAAGTGGTAAGATAGCATACTATGATTTTACTTCGGACGTACAATACCGCTCTAAAATTCGTACTCGCCATTTAAATATTCAAGGGGTTAGAGGTGAAATAGATGACCTCACGGTTCGTTCACTGACTAGTGACAACCATCCATTAGTACAGACTTTTGAAATTACAGAGGATATTAATACTTTGTCAACTTATTCTATAAACTTAGGTAATGAATGCCTGTACACCAATCCTTTATACCATGCTAGATTCACAGATGATGAAATTGCCATGGTAAATTGTTTATTAGGTATGCATGAATATATAATAACTGGAAAAGACTTTTATTCTTTTGCAGAAGGATGCCAAGATACTTATTTCTTTATCCTTATGCAAGAAGCCCTAAAGCAACCTAATATTCCAATTCAGACTAAAGTACAACCATGGAATTAA
- a CDS encoding spore coat protein, translating into MVGNFKEKEILTDALCTEKAATDHYNTFANECLHDGLRSTILQCLDQEHKIQVDVFNVMHEKGYYPTPAAEQQKIDEAKQKFAAQATTK; encoded by the coding sequence ATGGTAGGAAATTTTAAAGAAAAAGAAATTTTAACTGATGCATTATGTACTGAAAAGGCTGCAACAGATCATTACAACACATTTGCAAATGAATGTCTTCATGATGGATTAAGAAGTACAATTTTACAATGTCTAGATCAAGAGCATAAAATCCAAGTAGATGTATTTAATGTAATGCATGAAAAAGGATATTATCCAACACCAGCTGCAGAACAGCAAAAAATCGACGAAGCAAAACAGAAATTTGCTGCACAGGCAACAACAAAATAA
- a CDS encoding PHP domain-containing protein, translated as MRDVHVHFLHGNGGGYNIDFFEGFIKTAQNTGLDEIYLLEHTHQFIEFEKVYEPIKKYNDYQRNWICKKMNSSIKEYINFIETVKDTQYPVKVKFGLEVCYIPETADVLASILDEYEFDFLTGSVHWIDGWGFDHSGQKDLWKSMNVNEVYKRYYSIMFQLCESGLFTGLSHPDSIKCFGYTPDIDLTDYYNELSILLCKHGMYAENSGGLRLNYCSDLELGLNTKLLSVFQKNNVKIATASDAHKQSDVGVNILELENMLKD; from the coding sequence ATGCGAGATGTCCATGTGCATTTTTTACATGGAAATGGTGGAGGTTATAATATTGATTTTTTTGAGGGTTTTATCAAAACCGCTCAAAATACAGGGCTTGATGAAATATACTTGCTTGAACATACCCACCAATTCATTGAGTTTGAGAAAGTATACGAACCAATAAAGAAATACAACGATTATCAGCGTAACTGGATATGTAAAAAAATGAATAGTTCGATAAAAGAGTATATTAATTTTATAGAAACGGTAAAGGATACTCAATACCCTGTAAAAGTTAAATTTGGTCTTGAAGTTTGTTATATTCCTGAAACTGCTGACGTACTTGCAAGCATTCTTGACGAATATGAGTTTGATTTTCTTACAGGCTCTGTACATTGGATTGATGGTTGGGGATTTGACCATTCAGGACAGAAAGACCTTTGGAAAAGTATGAACGTAAACGAGGTTTATAAAAGGTATTATAGCATAATGTTCCAATTATGCGAAAGTGGTCTTTTCACTGGTCTTTCGCATCCTGATTCAATCAAATGCTTTGGTTACACACCTGATATTGACTTGACAGATTATTATAATGAATTATCTATTCTTTTATGTAAACATGGTATGTATGCTGAAAATAGTGGTGGTCTACGGCTAAATTATTGCTCGGATTTGGAATTAGGTTTGAATACAAAATTGCTATCTGTTTTTCAAAAAAATAATGTAAAAATTGCTACAGCTTCTGATGCGCATAAACAAAGCGATGTCGGTGTAAATATCCTTGAACTTGAAAATATGCTCAAAGATTAG
- a CDS encoding metallophosphoesterase, whose protein sequence is MRFIKRLIIGFVMVIILGICLYCYARLIEPNMLLKKSYSVTVPKDVKELKIVFFTDTHFGKYYPQEKITRLVDFINEQKPDVVIFGGDLIDSYNRDQELVNIEELSKSLKKIKASYGKIAVYGNHDYGGGAEPIYEKVMTDGGFKILRDSELTLSDLNLSIIGYDDYLLGSVDPNRYQLPDAPFRIVVTHEPDVIDNIKANGSLLVLAGHSHGGQVTIPFMKGVLRPGAEKYIKGQYDLKETITGCDATMIVSEGIGMTLKPFRFLNPPNIVVVSLKHK, encoded by the coding sequence TTGCGATTTATAAAAAGACTTATTATTGGTTTCGTAATGGTTATCATATTAGGGATTTGTCTCTATTGTTACGCGAGACTGATTGAACCCAATATGCTACTAAAAAAGAGTTATTCAGTAACAGTACCGAAAGATGTTAAGGAATTAAAAATTGTATTTTTTACAGATACCCATTTTGGTAAGTATTATCCTCAGGAAAAGATAACAAGACTAGTAGATTTTATAAACGAACAAAAACCAGATGTAGTTATCTTTGGCGGAGACTTAATCGATAGTTACAATAGAGACCAAGAGTTAGTAAATATTGAGGAATTAAGTAAAAGCTTAAAGAAAATAAAGGCATCCTATGGAAAAATCGCAGTCTATGGCAATCATGATTATGGCGGGGGAGCAGAACCAATTTATGAGAAAGTTATGACAGATGGTGGATTTAAGATATTAAGAGATAGTGAATTAACTTTATCCGATTTAAATTTATCCATTATAGGTTATGATGATTACTTGTTAGGTAGTGTGGATCCTAATCGCTATCAGTTACCAGATGCACCATTTCGTATTGTTGTCACACATGAACCGGATGTAATAGATAATATTAAAGCAAATGGATCCTTACTTGTACTTGCAGGTCACTCTCATGGTGGACAGGTGACTATACCATTCATGAAAGGGGTATTACGTCCAGGCGCAGAAAAATACATTAAGGGACAATATGACTTAAAGGAAACAATTACTGGATGCGATGCTACTATGATTGTTAGTGAAGGTATCGGTATGACATTAAAACCGTTTCGTTTTTTAAATCCTCCTAACATTGTTGTAGTCTCTTTAAAACACAAATGA
- a CDS encoding outer membrane protein assembly factor BamB family protein yields the protein MRNKKLVAICCVGLLAISLSACGSKGKLKNLTLGEESAVEVFNPPNYTLDQKLLVSGRPTTSATTRQELFGFQSDLMVDDQIVSNYNRDEVIDFSGNYTDMEGIITFRGNNFRSSATFGTANIVDKKFDRSKTWSIDTGKLKKTVAKGYWLGSCWTGQPLIVRWKDETRKAMNLYEDKKNKEGLVEVIYSTADGNIYFMDLDDGKPTRDKISLGFPIKGTGSLYPSEVPLYFAGAGDSMGEDCARTFIVDLIQGKVIYEYGYDDEFSLRTDNDKFHAYDSSPLIDVATDTVIQPGENGILYTMKLNTKYDGKSVSINPDKPVKWRYTTDRSREEENRYWLGMESSAAIWKGFLYITDNCGDMFCIDLNTMEVVWVQDTLDDTNASPVLEESVEDGTAYIYISTSLHWTANEKHEGDIPLMKVNAATGEIVWKRSYPCTTVANVSGGVQATALLGDKKLSDLVYFVIARTGGKDSGKLVALNKYTGETVWSVDMTNYGWSSPIALYDKDDNGYVILCDSTGNMYMVDGLSGELYDTINLGKIIEASPAAFDNTIVVGTKGQKIYGITVK from the coding sequence ATGAGAAATAAAAAATTAGTTGCGATATGTTGTGTAGGCTTACTTGCTATAAGTTTGTCAGCTTGCGGTTCGAAAGGGAAATTAAAGAATCTCACCTTGGGAGAGGAATCTGCGGTTGAGGTATTTAATCCTCCTAACTATACATTAGATCAAAAGTTATTAGTATCAGGAAGACCAACTACAAGTGCTACAACAAGACAGGAATTATTCGGTTTTCAGTCTGATTTAATGGTAGATGATCAGATCGTTTCAAATTATAATAGGGATGAAGTAATTGATTTTAGTGGAAATTATACTGATATGGAAGGAATTATTACGTTCCGTGGTAATAATTTCCGTAGTAGTGCAACATTTGGTACTGCTAATATCGTAGATAAAAAATTCGATCGTTCCAAGACATGGAGTATTGATACAGGCAAATTAAAGAAAACTGTAGCAAAAGGTTATTGGCTTGGAAGCTGTTGGACTGGACAACCTCTGATTGTTCGTTGGAAAGATGAGACACGTAAAGCAATGAACCTTTATGAGGATAAAAAGAACAAAGAAGGACTTGTGGAAGTTATCTATTCCACAGCCGATGGTAACATATACTTTATGGATTTAGATGATGGTAAACCAACAAGAGATAAGATATCTCTTGGATTCCCAATCAAAGGAACTGGAAGTTTATATCCATCTGAAGTTCCTCTTTATTTTGCAGGTGCCGGCGACTCTATGGGCGAAGACTGTGCAAGAACCTTTATCGTTGACTTAATCCAGGGCAAAGTAATTTATGAATATGGTTATGACGATGAATTTTCTTTAAGAACTGACAATGATAAATTCCATGCATACGATTCTTCACCACTAATTGATGTTGCAACAGATACAGTAATTCAACCAGGTGAAAATGGAATTCTTTATACAATGAAACTTAATACTAAGTATGACGGTAAAAGCGTTTCCATTAACCCAGATAAGCCCGTAAAGTGGCGTTATACTACAGATCGTAGTAGAGAAGAAGAAAACCGTTATTGGCTTGGAATGGAATCTTCTGCAGCAATTTGGAAGGGATTTTTGTATATCACAGATAATTGTGGTGACATGTTCTGTATCGATTTAAATACAATGGAAGTTGTTTGGGTACAGGATACTCTAGATGATACAAACGCATCTCCAGTATTAGAAGAAAGTGTTGAAGATGGAACTGCATATATTTATATATCAACTTCTCTTCATTGGACAGCAAACGAAAAACATGAGGGAGATATCCCACTTATGAAAGTGAACGCTGCAACAGGAGAAATTGTTTGGAAGCGTAGTTATCCATGTACAACAGTTGCAAATGTCTCTGGTGGTGTACAAGCGACCGCTTTATTAGGAGATAAAAAGTTGTCCGACCTTGTTTACTTTGTAATTGCTAGAACTGGTGGAAAAGACTCAGGAAAATTAGTTGCACTTAATAAGTACACTGGTGAAACCGTATGGAGTGTTGATATGACAAATTACGGTTGGTCTAGCCCAATTGCACTGTATGATAAAGATGATAACGGATATGTGATCCTTTGTGATTCTACAGGAAATATGTATATGGTAGATGGATTATCAGGAGAATTGTACGATACAATTAATTTAGGTAAAATAATTGAGGCTTCTCCTGCTGCCTTTGATAATACAATCGTTGTTGGTACCAAGGGACAAAAAATATACGGTATTACTGTAAAATAA